A genomic region of Pseudomonadota bacterium contains the following coding sequences:
- a CDS encoding Lrp/AsnC family transcriptional regulator — protein MRRPKLDPLDRKILKMLQDNGRMTNVELAQNLGLSAPPCLRRVRALEESGYIRGYHARLNASALGYTLTVFTLVSLSSHADADLQHFSTLVESWPQVVECYMLAGDYDFLLKVVAKNWDEYQDFLTTTLTAAPNIAHVKSTMTVRKTKFVTGVPVPMDETADTGK, from the coding sequence ATGCGTCGCCCGAAGCTTGACCCTCTAGACAGAAAAATCCTGAAGATGCTGCAGGACAATGGCCGCATGACCAACGTGGAACTGGCCCAGAATCTGGGCCTCTCTGCGCCGCCCTGCCTGCGCCGCGTCCGCGCGCTGGAGGAGTCGGGCTATATCCGTGGCTATCACGCCAGGCTGAACGCCTCGGCCCTGGGCTATACGCTGACGGTTTTTACCCTGGTCAGCCTATCCAGCCATGCCGACGCTGACTTGCAGCATTTCAGCACCCTGGTCGAATCCTGGCCCCAGGTTGTGGAGTGTTACATGCTGGCTGGCGACTATGACTTCCTGCTGAAGGTCGTGGCAAAAAATTGGGACGAATACCAGGATTTCCTGACCACAACGCTGACGGCAGCGCCCAACATCGCCCATGTAAAATCTACCATGACTGTCCGGAAAACCAAGTTTGTCACGGGCGTTCCTGTCCCCATGGACGAAACGGCGGACACCGGAAAATGA